Proteins from one Aureimonas sp. SA4125 genomic window:
- a CDS encoding AAA family ATPase, with the protein MTVDKLRHDPIIGALDFDFCEDGVEGDESTEAYLKDMLARAVLALRPSQFVIFEALLAADSTKAIKRLEAGGRICVVMRVPSEAWSDCTTKSLDTFVTHLALGTQNPHLASIKVHVPEKPSHRARNKAPLVNVPQVLIGIQVSHVAVVVEPGHDLPDLFKVIADITHDLTRIPTEHFVAALRRRYPDGDITWPKSLDVAGVSPVPLDFACSRGENVTDCLELLDVLVRQELEASGRSPLSATGPALADLHGYGEAKEWGMRLVADLAEFGKGTLPWSEIDGGCLLVGPPGTGKTLFASALAKSAGVNFISTSYAEWQSAKEGHSGDVIRTMRERFAAAASAAPAILFIDEIDSMVARGTSARHDDWWRMMVNALLECLDGTGRREGVVVIAACNDADSLDPAMVRSGRLDRRFRVELPDEADLIRIFQHHLPGIAAADIEPAAIALAGSTSGADAARLAREARSAARRENREVTSVDLMTAALPIDLRPCGLRNVVAVHEAGHAIVCMLMGNMPRSLSIVQNGDAGGGVAVNQQINENRIEDYDNVVRQLLGGRAAEELIFGKVSAGAGGGSDSDLGRVTAIISNVHARLGLGSNLMSTDGIEGDFVEGRIRRLYAETQMMLAGEREALSALASLALMRRVLGNRELRAFADEWELFDPYRACRTM; encoded by the coding sequence ATGACCGTCGACAAGCTCAGGCACGACCCCATCATCGGGGCGTTGGACTTTGATTTTTGCGAAGACGGCGTCGAAGGCGATGAATCGACGGAAGCCTATCTAAAGGACATGCTCGCCAGAGCCGTCCTGGCCCTCCGACCATCCCAGTTCGTGATCTTCGAGGCGCTTCTTGCCGCCGACAGCACGAAGGCAATCAAGCGGCTCGAGGCGGGCGGCAGGATCTGCGTCGTCATGCGTGTCCCATCCGAAGCGTGGAGCGATTGCACGACGAAGAGCCTCGACACGTTCGTGACCCATCTGGCGCTTGGCACGCAGAATCCGCATCTCGCCTCGATCAAGGTCCACGTTCCCGAGAAGCCTAGCCACAGGGCTCGGAACAAGGCGCCGCTCGTAAACGTGCCGCAGGTGCTGATCGGGATTCAAGTGAGCCATGTTGCCGTGGTGGTCGAGCCCGGGCACGATCTGCCGGACCTGTTCAAGGTGATCGCCGACATCACGCACGATCTGACGAGAATTCCTACGGAGCACTTCGTGGCAGCTCTCCGGCGTCGGTATCCCGACGGCGACATCACCTGGCCGAAGTCGCTCGACGTCGCCGGTGTGAGCCCAGTCCCGCTCGACTTCGCCTGCAGCCGCGGCGAAAATGTCACCGACTGTCTCGAACTTCTCGATGTTCTGGTTCGCCAGGAGCTCGAGGCGTCAGGGAGGTCGCCCCTCTCCGCCACCGGACCGGCACTTGCCGATTTACATGGCTATGGCGAAGCCAAGGAATGGGGCATGCGCCTGGTCGCCGACCTTGCGGAATTCGGCAAGGGCACGTTGCCTTGGTCCGAGATCGATGGCGGTTGCCTGCTCGTCGGGCCGCCCGGCACCGGCAAGACGCTCTTCGCGTCCGCCCTCGCCAAGTCCGCCGGCGTCAACTTCATCTCGACTTCCTACGCCGAATGGCAATCGGCAAAGGAAGGCCATTCCGGCGATGTCATCCGCACGATGCGCGAGCGTTTTGCAGCGGCGGCCAGCGCCGCGCCGGCGATCCTCTTCATCGACGAGATCGACAGCATGGTCGCTCGGGGAACCAGTGCCCGCCATGATGACTGGTGGCGCATGATGGTCAACGCGCTGCTGGAATGTCTCGACGGCACCGGTCGAAGGGAAGGCGTCGTCGTCATCGCCGCCTGCAACGATGCGGATTCGCTGGATCCCGCGATGGTTCGCTCCGGTCGGCTCGACCGGCGCTTCCGGGTCGAGCTGCCGGACGAGGCCGACCTCATCAGGATCTTCCAGCATCATCTCCCCGGCATCGCCGCCGCCGACATCGAGCCGGCGGCGATCGCATTGGCCGGATCAACCTCGGGCGCGGATGCGGCAAGGCTAGCACGCGAAGCGAGAAGCGCCGCCAGAAGGGAAAACCGAGAAGTGACCTCCGTCGATCTGATGACCGCGGCCCTGCCGATCGACCTTCGCCCTTGCGGTCTGCGAAACGTTGTCGCCGTTCATGAAGCTGGGCATGCCATCGTCTGCATGCTGATGGGAAACATGCCTCGCTCCCTGTCCATCGTCCAAAACGGTGACGCCGGAGGCGGCGTAGCGGTCAATCAGCAGATCAACGAGAACCGAATCGAAGACTACGACAATGTCGTTCGGCAGCTGCTCGGCGGTCGTGCTGCCGAGGAACTGATCTTCGGAAAGGTCTCCGCAGGAGCTGGAGGTGGAAGCGATTCCGATCTCGGACGGGTCACGGCGATCATCTCGAATGTCCATGCCCGACTAGGTCTTGGGTCGAACCTGATGTCGACGGACGGCATCGAAGGCGACTTCGTCGAAGGCCGGATCAGGCGTCTCTACGCCGAAACGCAGATGATGCTGGCAGGAGAGAGGGAAGCGCTGTCCGCCTTGGCTTCGCTGGCTCTCATGCGTCGCGTTCTCGGGAACCGTGAACTCCGAGCATTTGCCGACGAGTGGGAACTTTTCGATCCTTATCGAGCCTGCCGCACCATGTGA
- a CDS encoding winged helix-turn-helix domain-containing protein, with protein sequence MHTGATLKSVVDLIEEQPAGPLTNVGAELSFGRYVALPNARTLLLDGNVVCLGARAFDLLVLLLTHQGQIVSKEVMARYVWPSTIVDESNLRFQITCLRKALGEERDRIKTVSGRGYLFVPDDTQGDLAARESLLTGRVAGIARSHRKPDIVVIDEDPANREALCRLLRPFDANVLSFASIEAFHKSSSGAISVHDVFRNRDTGDGNPAYSSRGIAYRKADASIVDA encoded by the coding sequence ATGCACACCGGCGCAACACTCAAAAGCGTGGTCGATCTCATCGAGGAACAGCCGGCAGGTCCGCTGACGAATGTCGGTGCCGAGCTATCGTTCGGCAGATACGTTGCTCTCCCGAATGCTCGCACGTTGCTCCTCGACGGCAATGTCGTTTGCCTGGGAGCCCGTGCCTTCGATCTCCTCGTGCTGCTCCTCACGCACCAGGGGCAGATCGTCAGCAAGGAGGTCATGGCGCGATATGTCTGGCCGTCCACCATCGTCGACGAGAGCAATCTCAGGTTTCAGATTACCTGCCTGCGCAAGGCGCTGGGCGAGGAGCGCGATCGGATCAAGACAGTGTCAGGCAGAGGCTACCTTTTCGTTCCCGATGACACGCAGGGAGACTTGGCAGCAAGGGAGTCTCTTCTGACAGGGCGGGTGGCCGGAATCGCTCGCTCCCACCGCAAGCCAGACATAGTCGTCATCGACGAGGATCCGGCAAATAGGGAGGCGCTATGTCGCCTTTTGCGTCCTTTCGACGCAAACGTTCTTTCGTTCGCCTCCATCGAAGCTTTCCACAAAAGCTCGTCCGGCGCCATTTCGGTTCATGACGTTTTTCGTAATCGCGATACCGGTGACGGCAACCCTGCGTATTCCAGTCGCGGGATAGCTTACCGGAAAGCCGACGCATCGATTGTCGATGCTTAG
- a CDS encoding MFS transporter, whose amino-acid sequence MARSHNPVSSEALGFSSERLSDPWRVIVVFCGFLGLTVGFSATYLYTAGLFILPISEQLGLTRGQASLGPLFCTLASAAMTPLLGMILDRYGALALALCSLVGLALGLFLIGQYSESLETYIGFSILLALLGSGATGLCFSKLILAVCERRRGIALGIVMTGAGFGALIIPPAVMPIIQEQGWRSAYQWLSLFPLGVAVFLAFVLLPIRRHLVARKHIGGPDPEIPKGRHLPSVWRSRLFWEICGLFLLLAIPSAGLVVHFVPILIDTGETALQAANTAGLIGLAAIAGRLLIGYLLDRVPVDHLAIVVITVALLSSLVMFVDAGSFGIAAALMLGFVMGAEADLLPFYALRYFPEDRYGTVLGGICGMFLLGCALGPALVGYSYDLAQGYDMPLLVIMIGFLLSLIVAVRLKTIARTKGDFDFRVQPNR is encoded by the coding sequence ATGGCCCGCAGTCATAATCCAGTGTCTTCGGAGGCGCTTGGTTTTTCATCAGAGCGTCTAAGCGACCCTTGGCGTGTGATCGTCGTCTTTTGCGGCTTCCTTGGGTTGACCGTCGGCTTCAGCGCAACCTACCTGTACACTGCGGGGCTTTTCATACTGCCGATTTCAGAGCAGCTAGGATTGACTCGAGGGCAGGCTTCCCTCGGCCCCTTATTCTGCACATTGGCATCAGCTGCCATGACGCCGCTTCTTGGCATGATCCTGGATCGATACGGCGCGCTCGCCTTGGCACTGTGCTCCCTTGTCGGGCTCGCTCTTGGTCTTTTTCTGATCGGCCAATATAGCGAAAGCCTCGAAACCTATATCGGCTTCTCCATCCTCCTGGCGCTCTTGGGCAGCGGTGCGACCGGACTCTGCTTCAGCAAGCTTATACTGGCCGTATGCGAACGGCGCCGCGGAATCGCGTTGGGCATCGTGATGACCGGGGCCGGGTTCGGTGCGCTCATCATTCCGCCGGCGGTGATGCCCATCATTCAAGAGCAGGGATGGCGATCGGCTTATCAGTGGCTAAGTCTTTTTCCCCTGGGGGTCGCTGTCTTTCTCGCATTTGTCCTATTGCCGATCCGCCGTCATCTGGTTGCTAGGAAACACATCGGTGGACCGGATCCCGAAATCCCGAAAGGGCGACATTTGCCATCGGTGTGGCGAAGCCGTCTTTTCTGGGAGATCTGCGGCCTTTTTCTCCTTCTCGCGATTCCCAGCGCCGGCCTCGTCGTACACTTCGTACCCATACTCATCGACACCGGCGAGACCGCCCTTCAGGCAGCGAACACAGCCGGCTTGATCGGGCTTGCGGCGATCGCAGGCCGGCTGCTTATCGGTTACTTGCTCGATCGTGTGCCGGTCGACCATCTGGCGATCGTCGTGATCACCGTGGCATTGCTCAGTTCCCTGGTGATGTTCGTGGATGCCGGATCGTTCGGAATCGCTGCGGCTCTGATGCTAGGGTTCGTCATGGGAGCGGAGGCGGATCTGCTGCCGTTCTATGCGCTCCGTTACTTCCCGGAAGATCGATACGGTACCGTTTTAGGAGGAATTTGCGGCATGTTCCTGTTGGGATGCGCGCTGGGGCCCGCGCTCGTCGGTTATTCCTATGACCTTGCACAGGGCTACGACATGCCGCTGCTAGTGATCATGATCGGATTTCTCCTTTCCCTGATCGTCGCCGTCCGGCTGAAGACCATCGCCCGCACAAAAGGTGATTTTGATTTTCGGGTGCAGCCGAACCGATGA
- a CDS encoding IS66 family transposase, with protein MTPAADTLPDDPGTLKAMLITERLRAERLEQIIKELQRHRFGRRAETLPEDQLLLGLEEVEQAAADDEAAAEAAAPDVRTERAAKRRANRGSLPAHLPRIEMVVDIEDKACPCCRHALHVIGEDVAERLDIVPAQFRVLVTRRPRYGCRACEGVVVQAPAPARLIEGGMPTEATVAHVLVSKFADHLPLYRQAQIYARQGVHLDRSTLADWVGRAAFLLRPIHERLLGHLKASSKLFADETTAPVLDPGRGRTKTGQLFAYARDDRPWQGGDPPAVAYVYAPDRKAERPIAHLKGFAGILQVDGYGGYKVLAEKGDVRLAFCWAHVRRRFYELAAAGPAPIAAEMLERIAALYRIETEIRGRPAEVRRHARQERTRPVLDAIELFLREKLALISQKTKLAEAIRYTLSRWEGLCLFTGDGRVEIDNNTVERSIRPLALTRKNALFAGSDGGAGHWAVIASLIETCKLNGVDPQAYMTAVITLIVKGHPNSGIDDLMPWQFRPTDALADVA; from the coding sequence ATGACACCCGCTGCCGACACGCTTCCCGACGATCCCGGCACGCTCAAGGCGATGCTGATCACCGAGCGTCTGCGGGCTGAACGTCTCGAGCAAATCATCAAGGAATTGCAGCGCCACCGCTTCGGACGCCGGGCCGAGACGCTGCCGGAAGATCAGCTTCTGCTGGGCCTCGAAGAGGTCGAGCAGGCCGCAGCCGATGACGAGGCGGCCGCAGAGGCCGCGGCTCCGGACGTTCGGACAGAGCGCGCCGCCAAGCGCCGGGCAAATCGAGGCTCGCTGCCTGCCCACCTGCCTCGGATCGAGATGGTCGTCGACATCGAGGACAAGGCCTGCCCGTGCTGCCGCCATGCCCTGCATGTCATCGGCGAGGACGTCGCCGAGCGGCTCGACATCGTGCCGGCCCAGTTCCGGGTGCTCGTCACCCGTCGGCCCCGCTATGGCTGCCGGGCCTGCGAGGGCGTTGTCGTCCAGGCGCCGGCGCCGGCACGGCTGATCGAGGGCGGCATGCCCACCGAGGCTACCGTCGCCCACGTCCTCGTCTCCAAATTTGCCGACCATCTGCCGCTCTATCGCCAGGCGCAGATTTACGCCCGCCAGGGCGTCCATCTCGACCGCTCGACGCTCGCCGACTGGGTCGGTCGAGCTGCCTTCCTGCTGCGTCCCATCCACGAGCGGCTGTTGGGCCACCTCAAGGCATCATCGAAATTATTTGCTGACGAGACCACGGCGCCGGTGCTCGATCCCGGTCGCGGCCGGACAAAGACCGGGCAGCTCTTCGCCTATGCCCGGGACGATCGGCCATGGCAGGGCGGCGACCCGCCCGCCGTTGCCTATGTCTATGCGCCCGACCGCAAGGCCGAGCGGCCCATCGCCCATCTCAAGGGGTTTGCCGGCATCCTCCAGGTCGACGGCTATGGCGGCTACAAGGTGCTGGCCGAGAAAGGGGATGTCCGGCTCGCCTTCTGTTGGGCGCATGTCCGCCGACGGTTCTACGAACTCGCCGCCGCCGGCCCCGCACCGATCGCGGCCGAGATGCTGGAGCGCATCGCTGCGCTCTACCGGATCGAGACCGAGATCCGGGGACGACCGGCCGAGGTCCGCCGTCACGCACGCCAGGAAAGAACGAGGCCCGTCCTCGACGCGATCGAGCTATTCCTGCGCGAGAAGCTCGCGCTCATCAGCCAGAAGACCAAGCTCGCCGAGGCGATCCGCTACACGCTCTCACGTTGGGAAGGCCTTTGCCTCTTTACAGGCGACGGCCGTGTGGAAATCGACAACAACACCGTCGAGCGCTCGATCCGCCCGCTGGCCCTGACCCGTAAGAACGCCCTGTTCGCAGGCTCCGACGGCGGGGCCGGCCACTGGGCCGTCATCGCTTCGCTGATCGAAACCTGCAAGCTCAACGGCGTCGATCCACAGGCCTACATGACCGCCGTCATCACGCTGATCGTAAAGGGCCATCCCAACAGCGGCATCGATGATCTCATGCCATGGCAGTTTAGGCCCACGGACGCGCTCGCCGACGTGGCTTGA
- the tnpB gene encoding IS66 family insertion sequence element accessory protein TnpB (TnpB, as the term is used for proteins encoded by IS66 family insertion elements, is considered an accessory protein, since TnpC, encoded by a neighboring gene, is a DDE family transposase.) — MIGPTGAVRVMVATKPVDFRKGAEGLAALVRETMGADPFSGTVYVFRAKRADRIKLVFWDGTGVVLVAKRLEDGQFRWPKAQDSVMHLTAAQLSALLEGLDWRRVHEVQTSRVPSSSG; from the coding sequence GTGATCGGGCCGACGGGCGCGGTCCGGGTGATGGTGGCAACCAAGCCCGTCGACTTCCGCAAGGGCGCGGAAGGACTGGCGGCGCTGGTGCGCGAGACGATGGGCGCCGATCCATTCTCGGGCACGGTCTACGTCTTCCGGGCCAAGCGGGCCGACCGGATCAAGCTGGTATTCTGGGACGGCACCGGCGTGGTGCTGGTCGCCAAGCGGCTGGAGGACGGCCAGTTCCGCTGGCCGAAGGCCCAGGACAGCGTCATGCACCTGACCGCGGCGCAGCTATCGGCGCTGCTCGAAGGCCTCGACTGGCGCCGAGTCCACGAGGTCCAGACCAGCCGCGTCCCGTCGTCATCAGGCTGA
- a CDS encoding transposase, translating to MSGFDITLKPMRRVEVINGAGGRRRWSADDKARILEETLVSGAAVSEVARRHGLLPQQIFGWRREARRVFDAGSAASPAFVPVIVEPPSSVVPHNSPKPPRRKRAAARSGGGIELELCGVVVRIGPDASPTTIAAVISALKCGS from the coding sequence GTGTCTGGATTTGACATTACGCTTAAGCCGATGCGCCGGGTCGAGGTGATCAACGGGGCTGGGGGACGGCGTCGCTGGTCGGCGGACGACAAGGCACGGATCCTGGAGGAGACCTTGGTGTCAGGCGCGGCGGTTTCGGAAGTGGCCCGTCGGCACGGGCTATTGCCGCAGCAGATTTTTGGGTGGCGGCGTGAGGCACGCCGTGTGTTCGATGCGGGCTCGGCGGCCTCGCCGGCTTTCGTGCCCGTCATCGTCGAACCGCCCTCGAGTGTCGTGCCGCACAATTCGCCGAAGCCGCCGCGCCGCAAGCGGGCTGCGGCTCGAAGCGGCGGCGGGATCGAACTGGAGCTCTGTGGCGTCGTTGTTCGCATTGGCCCCGACGCGAGCCCAACGACGATAGCGGCGGTGATCTCGGCGCTGAAGTGTGGTTCGTGA
- a CDS encoding winged helix-turn-helix domain-containing protein, giving the protein MFPSRRLLVEGGEPVPLGGRAFDILSALVRGAGGVVSKEDLLARAWPDVIVQEGSLRVQIASLRKLLGDGKDGRRFIINNAGRGYSFAAPVSVQLQGGRRDAGELPGTDGNELPTVLVRIFGRETFIEHLTAELPDRRLITIVGPGGIGKTTVALTASAALRRNRKDGAWFVDLSSIVDPALVPGVVASSLGLPVISSDPVPAIIAFLRDKQLLLLLDNCEQVIEAAATLSEAILSRAPQVQILATSREPLGAKGERVHPLGPLDVPPEGSALTAADAMSFSAVQLFVDRTNAALGSYELRDEDVQAVGEICRRLDGMALAIELATARVGTFGIRGVATELDDRFRLLSTGLRTAPPRHRTLNAVFDWSYQLLSPASQLVFRRLSVSVIPAPPFALWPDRRV; this is encoded by the coding sequence ATGTTTCCGTCGCGTAGGCTTCTTGTCGAAGGCGGTGAACCCGTACCGCTGGGTGGCCGTGCTTTTGACATTCTCTCAGCATTGGTTCGCGGTGCCGGCGGTGTGGTCAGCAAAGAGGATCTGCTTGCGCGTGCCTGGCCGGATGTCATCGTGCAAGAGGGGAGCCTCCGCGTGCAGATCGCGAGCCTTCGCAAGTTGCTTGGCGATGGCAAGGATGGACGCCGTTTCATTATCAACAACGCCGGGCGAGGCTATAGCTTTGCCGCTCCCGTTTCTGTGCAGCTTCAGGGCGGGAGACGCGATGCCGGCGAGCTGCCAGGGACAGATGGGAACGAGCTGCCAACAGTTCTGGTAAGGATCTTCGGTCGTGAGACTTTCATTGAGCACCTGACTGCGGAACTGCCCGACCGCCGGCTGATCACGATCGTGGGCCCCGGCGGAATCGGAAAAACCACTGTCGCCTTGACGGCATCGGCTGCCCTGCGCCGGAATCGAAAGGACGGGGCATGGTTCGTCGACCTCTCGTCGATCGTCGATCCAGCTCTCGTTCCCGGCGTGGTCGCATCATCACTTGGACTTCCCGTGATATCTAGCGACCCCGTTCCGGCTATCATTGCTTTTCTGCGGGACAAGCAGCTCCTGCTTCTCCTGGATAATTGCGAACAGGTCATCGAGGCGGCAGCGACACTTTCAGAGGCGATCCTGTCTCGTGCTCCGCAGGTCCAGATTCTGGCAACAAGCCGCGAGCCCCTTGGGGCAAAGGGAGAGCGCGTCCATCCTCTCGGCCCGTTGGACGTCCCTCCCGAGGGCTCGGCGCTAACGGCTGCGGATGCGATGAGCTTTTCGGCTGTCCAGTTGTTCGTCGACCGGACCAATGCTGCGCTCGGCTCCTACGAGCTGCGTGATGAGGACGTACAAGCCGTCGGCGAGATATGCCGCCGGCTGGATGGTATGGCGCTTGCGATCGAGCTTGCAACAGCAAGGGTCGGCACCTTCGGCATACGAGGCGTAGCCACAGAGCTCGATGATCGCTTTCGGCTTTTGTCTACAGGACTGCGAACTGCACCACCGCGCCACCGAACCTTGAATGCAGTATTCGACTGGAGCTACCAGTTGCTATCGCCTGCATCGCAACTGGTATTTCGACGACTAAGCGTAAGCGTCATCCCGGCTCCACCTTTCGCGCTGTGGCCTGACAGGCGAGTCTGA
- a CDS encoding IS256 family transposase, producing MTEDRLPLAELFAKAGDGDFLRTIAESVMQLLMEVDVEGMIGAGRHERTQERATYRNGYRDRSLDTRLGSLQLRIPKLRQGSYFPPFLEPRKLSEKALVAVIQEAWISGVSTRRVDDLVQAMGLSGIGKSTVSKLCKDIDERVGGFLDRPLTGDWPYLWLDATYLKQREGGRIVSVAAIIAVAVNTDGKREIVGLHIGPSEAETFWSSFLKSLVRRGLSGVKLVISDAHEGLKAAIRRVFSASWQRCRVHWMRNALSYVPKAQQSMAAAALRQAFAQPDRASASQALRHVADQLRGKCPKLGAFIDNSETDVLAHMDFPSQHRTRIHSTNSLERLNKEVKRRADVVGIFPNEGSIIRLIGAVLLEANDEWQIQNRYMQTEPMADLMAMGNTAKPEQISTEVA from the coding sequence ATGACCGAGGACAGACTACCGCTTGCCGAGCTTTTTGCGAAAGCCGGGGACGGCGATTTCCTGAGAACGATAGCCGAGAGCGTGATGCAGCTCCTTATGGAGGTCGACGTTGAAGGCATGATCGGCGCCGGGCGCCACGAACGGACGCAGGAACGGGCGACTTATCGCAATGGCTACCGCGACCGCTCGCTCGACACGCGGCTCGGCTCGTTGCAGCTTCGGATACCCAAGCTTCGGCAGGGCAGCTACTTCCCGCCGTTCCTGGAGCCGAGAAAGCTCTCGGAGAAGGCCTTGGTTGCCGTCATTCAGGAAGCTTGGATCAGCGGCGTTTCCACCCGGCGGGTCGACGATCTGGTACAGGCCATGGGGCTGTCGGGGATCGGCAAGAGCACCGTATCGAAGCTGTGCAAAGACATCGACGAACGCGTCGGCGGCTTCCTCGACCGTCCTCTCACTGGCGACTGGCCCTACCTCTGGCTGGATGCGACCTACCTGAAGCAGCGCGAGGGTGGACGCATCGTTTCGGTCGCCGCCATAATCGCCGTGGCCGTGAACACGGACGGCAAGCGCGAGATCGTCGGCCTTCACATCGGCCCCTCGGAAGCGGAGACGTTTTGGTCGAGCTTCCTCAAGAGCCTCGTGCGCCGCGGCCTGTCCGGCGTGAAGCTCGTGATCTCGGATGCTCACGAAGGGCTGAAAGCCGCCATTCGCCGGGTGTTCAGCGCCTCCTGGCAGCGCTGCCGGGTGCATTGGATGCGCAACGCCCTGTCGTATGTCCCGAAGGCGCAGCAGAGCATGGCGGCGGCCGCGCTGCGCCAAGCCTTCGCCCAGCCCGATCGTGCTAGCGCCAGCCAGGCGCTGCGCCACGTCGCCGACCAGCTTCGGGGAAAGTGTCCAAAGCTCGGGGCCTTCATCGACAACAGCGAGACCGACGTGCTGGCGCACATGGATTTTCCCAGTCAGCACCGGACCCGGATCCATTCGACGAATTCCCTGGAGCGCCTGAACAAGGAGGTGAAGCGGCGTGCCGACGTCGTCGGAATCTTCCCGAACGAGGGATCCATCATCCGGCTCATCGGCGCCGTCCTTCTCGAGGCCAACGACGAATGGCAGATCCAGAACCGCTACATGCAGACCGAACCCATGGCCGACCTCATGGCCATGGGCAACACTGCAAAACCCGAACAGATTTCCACCGAAGTCGCCTGA
- a CDS encoding DUF2188 domain-containing protein — protein sequence MAKASKGKAASPYRLVGKTYDGVRVLAPKAKSKTFTEPQVKRAIRKALDEVGGASTAIPLRETDALRVEQRADGKFGVKRKGTKRASTVVDTQTDAITNAKDWILERRRSRSASVDRTPERRARGARRETPGGASGEREDSVLNDLDVFIDCPFDDTYNAIFNAIV from the coding sequence ATGGCCAAAGCCTCGAAGGGAAAAGCCGCCAGTCCCTACCGATTGGTTGGCAAGACCTACGACGGGGTAAGGGTTCTCGCGCCGAAGGCGAAGTCGAAGACCTTTACCGAGCCCCAGGTGAAGCGGGCAATCCGAAAAGCACTGGATGAAGTCGGAGGGGCGTCGACCGCTATACCGCTTAGAGAGACGGACGCCCTTCGTGTCGAGCAGCGTGCCGACGGGAAGTTCGGTGTGAAGCGGAAAGGCACCAAGCGGGCGAGCACCGTCGTCGATACCCAGACGGATGCCATCACGAACGCGAAGGACTGGATCCTGGAAAGGCGCCGATCGCGAAGCGCGTCCGTAGATCGAACGCCGGAAAGAAGGGCACGTGGCGCGAGGCGTGAAACGCCCGGCGGGGCGTCAGGCGAAAGAGAAGACTCGGTCCTGAACGACCTCGACGTCTTCATCGACTGCCCATTCGACGACACCTACAATGCGATCTTCAATGCCATCGTCTAA
- a CDS encoding IS3 family transposase (programmed frameshift), which produces MTKRPRRNHSPTFKAKVALAAVRGEKTLAELAQQFDVHPNQITQWRSQLLEGAAGVFGSETTAIAAAPVIDVKTLHAKIGELTLANDFLGRRARQGRTVAERKTMIDRSHPLPVAGQARELGISRGSVYYLPRAVSAADLALMRRIDELHLEYPFAGSRMLRDLLTLEGIVVGRLRVATLMKRMAIEAIYRRPNTSKPAPGHKIYPYLLRKLPVMRPNQVWAMDITYIPMARGFVYLAAVVDWFSRRVLSWRLSISMQADFCIEAVEEALARFGKPEIFNTDQGSQFTSIDFTKVLLDREIKISMDGKGAWRDNVFVERLWKSVKYEEVYLRAYETVSHARASLARYLDFYNGGRPHSSLGRKTPDHAYFNQPLLAAA; this is translated from the exons ATGACCAAGAGACCGAGGCGGAACCACAGCCCTACCTTCAAAGCAAAGGTGGCGCTGGCAGCAGTGCGCGGCGAGAAGACGCTGGCCGAATTGGCGCAGCAGTTCGACGTGCATCCCAATCAGATCACGCAGTGGCGCTCTCAGCTTCTGGAGGGCGCCGCCGGAGTTTTCGGATCAGAAACGACCGCAATCGCCGCCGCCCCAGTCATCGACGTGAAGACGCTGCATGCCAAGATCGGGGAGCTGACATTGGCCAACGATTTTTTGG GAAGGCGCGCTCGACAAGGCCGGACTGTTGCCGAGCGCAAGACGATGATCGACCGCTCCCATCCTCTGCCGGTTGCCGGGCAGGCACGCGAACTCGGCATCAGCCGGGGAAGCGTCTACTACCTGCCACGCGCTGTCTCTGCCGCCGATCTCGCACTCATGCGACGGATAGACGAACTGCATTTGGAATATCCCTTCGCCGGCAGCCGCATGCTTCGCGACCTCTTGACTTTGGAGGGCATTGTTGTCGGCCGCCTGCGTGTCGCAACGCTGATGAAGCGGATGGCGATTGAGGCGATCTACCGTCGGCCGAACACGTCAAAGCCGGCGCCGGGCCACAAGATCTATCCCTATCTCCTGCGCAAGCTGCCGGTGATGCGGCCGAACCAGGTCTGGGCGATGGACATTACCTACATCCCGATGGCCCGCGGCTTCGTCTATCTCGCCGCCGTCGTCGACTGGTTCAGCCGGCGGGTGCTGAGCTGGCGGCTTTCGATCTCGATGCAGGCGGACTTCTGCATCGAGGCGGTGGAGGAGGCCTTGGCCCGTTTTGGGAAACCCGAAATCTTCAACACGGATCAGGGCTCGCAGTTCACCAGCATCGACTTCACGAAGGTCCTGTTGGACAGGGAGATCAAGATCAGCATGGACGGCAAGGGCGCCTGGCGCGACAACGTCTTCGTCGAGCGGCTCTGGAAATCAGTGAAATACGAGGAGGTCTATCTCCGGGCCTATGAGACGGTCAGCCATGCCCGGGCCTCGCTCGCCCGATACCTCGACTTCTACAACGGCGGACGCCCGCACTCGAGCTTGGGCCGGAAGACCCCGGACCACGCCTACTTCAACCAGCCGCTTCTCGCAGCGGCATAA